A genomic stretch from Leeia speluncae includes:
- a CDS encoding ATP-binding protein, with amino-acid sequence MRFPKLNWLKLKLPTSIRWRMTLANLLLLSVFIVITATGLESAFTQQAESTRQERLQAVSYLLMADTEVDSEGKIHLPSQLTESNLMSPASGLYAQILSTNSIWQSPSSAGQPVAFVSSLPKGQRYFTAVEEAGHRYFSFALGVIWPTDKGPVPLTFSISEDAKPFDLQMQQFRKTLWRWLAACAALLLILQILFLRFGLSPLKKLAAGLTAIEKGNSEKLEGQYPREIQPLTDNLNALIESERARQQRYERALGDLAHSLKTPIAVIRSTPPQSDTFVPTVQEQTSRIESLIGYQLQRAATRGANTFSKQTPLSPIVQRLVLTLTKIHRDKQIAFRNDIPPALLTRLSEGDAMELFGNLLDNAGKWANSQVRISAVLQRKRYLIAVEDDGPGVSNPDAALKRGVRLDEHVPGHGIGLSIVEDIVSNYNGDIRIERSSTLGGAAFIVSFPI; translated from the coding sequence ACTACCTACTTCGATTCGCTGGCGGATGACGCTAGCGAATCTTTTGCTTTTAAGCGTCTTCATTGTCATTACAGCAACAGGGCTTGAAAGTGCGTTTACGCAGCAAGCAGAAAGCACCCGCCAAGAACGCTTGCAAGCAGTGTCCTATTTACTGATGGCGGATACGGAAGTAGACAGCGAAGGAAAGATTCATCTGCCTAGTCAACTCACCGAATCCAACCTTATGTCTCCCGCATCTGGGTTGTACGCACAAATTTTAAGTACAAACAGTATTTGGCAATCCCCTTCTTCTGCTGGTCAACCAGTTGCTTTTGTCTCTAGCTTACCAAAAGGCCAGCGCTATTTCACCGCAGTAGAAGAAGCCGGCCACCGTTACTTCTCATTTGCACTTGGGGTGATATGGCCAACCGATAAAGGGCCAGTTCCGCTCACCTTTAGTATTAGTGAAGATGCCAAACCATTTGATTTACAAATGCAGCAATTTCGAAAAACGCTGTGGCGCTGGTTAGCTGCCTGCGCGGCACTGCTGTTAATACTGCAGATTCTCTTTCTACGCTTTGGCTTATCGCCATTGAAAAAATTGGCCGCTGGGTTAACTGCCATTGAAAAAGGCAATAGCGAAAAGTTAGAAGGGCAATATCCTCGTGAGATACAACCTTTAACAGATAACTTAAACGCACTAATCGAAAGCGAGCGCGCAAGGCAGCAACGATATGAACGAGCCTTGGGTGATTTGGCTCATAGCCTAAAAACGCCGATTGCCGTTATTCGAAGTACACCTCCACAATCCGACACATTCGTACCAACCGTGCAAGAACAAACGAGTCGAATTGAATCGCTAATTGGTTACCAATTACAACGTGCGGCAACAAGAGGGGCCAACACCTTTAGCAAACAAACGCCTCTCTCACCAATTGTTCAACGCTTAGTGTTGACGTTAACAAAGATTCATCGAGATAAGCAGATTGCTTTTAGAAATGATATCCCTCCCGCTTTGCTCACCAGACTAAGCGAAGGAGATGCGATGGAGTTGTTTGGTAATTTACTCGATAACGCGGGCAAATGGGCAAACAGCCAAGTTCGAATTTCTGCTGTACTCCAGAGAAAACGCTATTTAATTGCCGTCGAAGATGATGGACCTGGCGTTTCTAACCCAGATGCAGCACTCAAGCGTGGTGTCCGTTTAGATGAACATGTTCCCGGCCATGGGATTGGTTTATCTATTGTGGAAGATATTGTCTCCAACTATAACGGCGACATCCGCATCGAGCGCTCATCCACTTTGGGTGGCGCTGCATTCATTGTTTCTTTTCCCATCTAA